ctaaatgtttgaaaatgaatgcgaatgaaataatccaaaataaagACGCTTTTAGATGTGTAaagttcatatttaattttcaGTGTCCCGTCCTGGGGTACAATTATGAAATATTCATCTGATAAAAtccatgtttcattttcttttctccttcctctggGTTTCCTTGTGCAGTTCCAGCAGACTGTGTCATCAGAAGTGAAATGCCTCGGCAGAAACTCTTTCACACTTTGTGTCGACAGTCCCCTCGTCATCCGACAGGCCCTCCACCCCGAGGCTTCCAAAAAGGTAATGGCTCATTCTGCTATTGCTGGTTTGTTAATCAGAAAATAAAGTcttgaaataaacatgtttccaccagatgttttatttatttatttagagaaCTAGCATGTCATTCTCTGCCTGATGATGGCAGGAATCCCTCTAAACCAGCTACGACCTTCTCTGCTCATGGCTCAAGTTAAATCATAGTGTCCCATGTGGAAAccttaaacatatataactagGTCATTTCTAGAAATATCCTGGAGTTAAATGCGATAAGCTTCAAGGGTAGGATTTCTTTCCATCATGAATTCTGGCATTGACTCATTTTCGGaagtaattaatttatttgaatgatCTTTTCCTTCGTTTTGTTTCCTGGTTATAACTCTGACACAAGATAGTGTCGGCATGTACATACGTCTTTCTtctgcattctctctctttcatctctttgtcCCCTGGATTGTCCTGGTGTGTCTTAAATGTCATACTGAATACTTTGTCCTTTGTCTCTTCCTTTTTTAGAATCTTGTCCTTCttgaatgtttcttttcatttgtggaTCTGAAGAAGGAGTTTCAAAAATGCTGCCCCAATGCCAGCCCTTTGCAGAAGCTCACATTCGCCTCCATGTTGGAATGTATCCTTAACTATTAGTCACATCTTTGTGATAGTCTATGTTGTAAATATTTCTTTGCAAATTCAGATTAAGATTTACTGATGTAAGAAAGTTGGCACAACATCCTTGCAGCATGACACATCAGCTAAATCAGAATAACATGCCGCTTAAACAGGTCAGTGTCCTTAACTAAGTGTGTAGATGTTGGTCTTCCTGCTGTGTCAGAGGAGTCGATGGGGGTGAAGGAGGTGAGCAGCATGGTGCAGCTGACCCTCCACATCCTGGCTGAGCCCTACAGTGAGTATCTGCCACACTTTGTAACTGAAATGATCTGAGCTGCCTTAAACTCTGAAAGGCCTGTGTGGAGAAAGCAGAGAAATACATATGACCACCACAGAAGTAGCATGCATTGTTTGCACCTGATGGTATTGGTTTTTAAAATCACTGTGACTGCAAAACTGAAGTCTTTGTGTTGTACCACAACCtgtcttgtttttgtaaacCCTAAATGTTCACATATAGAACACTTTTTTAACTTGAGGATGTCGTAGTTTGTTGATATTAGAAGAATATCTTGATCGTATTATTGCTAGTTAACTACCCAAAAAGGCCTCTACTTCCCGATTCAATACTACTATAGATGATTTACTACAGTATGAATGCATGCAAGATGACTCCAGATAAGTTGCAGTGCATGTAAATCAAACTTTAATCAGACTTGTAAGTAGTCTTGTAACTTGAATGTTGCAGTTGCCTCGGGCTCTACCCCTTAAATAACAGCCAAGTATGTCCTTGGGTGTGACAAGCAACAGGAATGCTCATggcttaaaacacacactgcttggCAGGGTGAACCTGTTCACTACAGTAAAGAGAGAATGTTGTTTTGGACATTCAGGATGCAGCACACTCaataacacactttttttttttttttttttttttttttttttttttcagatcacAAGTTCTCCTGTGTTGAAACAGTGAAGTACAAGTTTGATTCTGGCACATGGTATGTATGAACTTTTCAATAGATGTACATGTATCTCACTCCAGCTTTGTTTCCACCACACCCGTTTGTTCCTCCAGCCATATTCAGCTCTCAGGCCTCGGGCCCTTAGCATTGATTACAGCTACAAGGAAACCACAAGTGTGTCATTAAAGCTGTCCAACTTTGCCATCAAGTGCTTACCTGGCTATCTGGTAGCAGAACACCAAATCCTGCTGCTCTCAGGCAGTCAAAAGCCTGTCACCTTGGCAACCCCCCCGACATTTAATCATAGGAGTGTGTTTCTGGGTTGAGCACTTACTGTGAGtggcctctctgtgtgtgtgcagtcagtGGACGATctgttcaaatgaaacaaatacgATAGGGCTTTTTCTAAAAGCTATAGTCATCTGCAGGGATCTTTTTAACAATAGCTTCTAATTATTCTTCCTTTCTAAATATGGTCAGAATGtcattaatgttttctttttattattcttcAGCAGCAAGACGGAGCCGGtggacagtgagacagtgatCAGAGCACGAGGGCTCCCATGGCAGTCCTCAGACCAAGACATCGCTCGCTTCTTTAAAGGCCTCAgtattgccaagtatgtttgACTTAATGGACATATTCTAATAACCCCATTATTgctatcatttttttcccacacttctgctgcagaaaaacatttccaaGTGATTTTAGGAGATTTCAACATGATAGTCATGGTGCAGATTTgcaaatttcacattttgtagATAATTTAAAGTGCTCTTTTAAATGTCAAGTGGAACCCTCCAATATCAGTattaaatgctaatgtcattGGTTTAAAGGCAGTAAGCATTTTGGGCTAGAATAGTCATGGGAACATCCACAAAACCTCAATGGGATATATTAAAAAACTATATACAGCTTTTATTTgctaaaatatgaaattaaatatgaaataaaatgtataataataaaattgaattttattaaatatgaaatgaaataaataaatcatataccTTAATGGAGCTCTGCTCTGACGTTTTATCATTAACAGTGTTGTTACTCATGAGTGTatctgtgcatctgtgtgtcAGGGGTGGCGTGGCCCTGTGTCTTAACGCTCAAGGCAGGAGGAACGGTGAGGCCTTAGTGCGTTTCATCAACTCAGAACACAGGGACCTGGCCCTGGAGCGCCACAAGCACCACATGGGCAGCCGCTACAtcgaggtgagttttcagcatTTACCTCGTGTTCATACTgtcattttttggggtttttaaaaatatgcttaGCTGAACACGAGATCCATTTTTAAGTCCTTAGGTAGTTAGTCGGAGTCTGTTAAATGTCTTCTAAACTAAATGATGATCAAATAATGCTCTTTGTGACTCAACCCACTTTTccctttttgtattttcaggtCTACAAGGCCACAGGAGAGGAATTCCTCAAGATTGCTGGAGGTcagatttcatatattttttttcctctcctctctactcACCATGTTTGTATGAGGATTCTTGCTAAAAAGGCTTCTGTTAGTGTGAGGTggacttttatttcatgtctttCCCGCATctttgaggaaaaacaagacCACATCTGTAAAAGGAGCAGCTCTTCAGTGACCGTAAAACAGGAGAACTGGTTTGtgctctggctctctctctcctattaCCTGTGTCTTTGCCTCATCCCAGTGACTCTCCAGCAGCTTATCTTGGACTAATGAAAGACTCTTTGTGAGGAGTCCCCCCCCACTGCCCCTCGTcccttcctcacctcctcatccCCTGCCCAACTTTTCAGAGCCCTGTGGGACAGAAATTTCACTCTTGGCTAACAGCAGCTCACCTGTTCAGTTCAGCCTCGAGCTGCACTCCCCCCGAGGGAGAGATGGCTGCCGCTCGGTGAAAGGACCGGCTCAGTGTTGATACAAAAGGGGTGTGAAGAGACAAAAGCAGGGCCCGGGGTCTATGGaccacagagcagcagccacCAGTAACACAGGACAGAGATAGcagacaaagaaacacagtCACACGGAGCAGATAACTTACAGCGGCCACCAGTCCGACTGTGGACTTTATTCAGATGAGTTAAGATCAGTAGAGATTGACAGCACATTGGACTATAAGCAAATGGTTCAAGCAGACAAGATTGCTGCGTTTGTAAAAAGGAATGAAAGCAGTTCACAATAAACttgtaaattaaagtattatcCAAAACATTTAGTGTATCATTGCTGTTTTGGAAAATGACATTAGTTATTGAAGCTTTTACAatataatgataacaataaatatGGGCTGCAGTCTCCTGGCTAATAGAAGAAGGCACACTctcttaaaaagtaaaaaaaaaaaaaaaaaaaactggctaGTCAGTAAAGGTTATTTGACTGAGCAGTAATAAACAAACCATGAGGCACTGAACTTCATATAACTGGATGTCAAGTCAATTGTATATTTTGATCATCAAAATGCTCTTAATTTTTCTGGACATTTGTTGCATCTactgtgtattttaaaatggTTACAAAGCGATCAAAGATCATGGCACTGTTGGCAAACATACTGTCTGTATACATTTCTGTGACCTGAGGTCAGTTGGTTTAACAGCACTACACCAGATGTGGTAAATTGCAAATTGAAGGGTTGACTGTGAGATAAGACGAGACATTGGTCATTTAAGTGAACatattgtctttattatttgCAAGTCTCACAAGATTGGAGACCAGATGTAGGTGATTGAGTAAGGGGGGGTCTGTGAAAACAGCTGCGTACATTTCTTTTGACTTGGTTCAGCCGGCTGGGCGAAGCCACTGTGACTCTTTTTGGTTGCAACTCAGCCATTTTGCCTGTAAGAACACCACACTTTTGATTCTGTTCTGCTTCTTTGCTGCCTAAAACTGTATGGTGATGCTTGGAATTGTGGAAGGAGAACCTAGGGTAGAGGTGTTGAGATATGAGGATACATACACCGAGGAATGatcaaaatgtgtcaaattaCTGCACATTTTTGTATACCATGGTATCTCTCACTTTAATATCTCAAGGCCATTGTGGACAATATTGCAAATCAATAAGCATGATTCCTTTTATGGCAAACTTagatttgtattgttattggatccattttattaaatacctctttattttttttaatgtttaattttctaGATTAGCCAAAACCAGGCATCACTGTGTGGTTATTTTATACTCTGGGATGACAAAGGTCTGGTTTGTAAATTCACCACTTTGGTTGAAACTGAGATatttcaacaactattggatggattgatgatttaaattgatgttagcatgctgacattagcatttagcattaCAGCCTCACTGAGCTGCCAGCACAGCTGTAGATTCTGTcttgtttcaataaaaagtttctaaacagatttttgtgaaaaatgatgatgtatATCGACAACGCAGTATAAAATAAGATGGATGGCTGATATGAGCCATATTGCCCACTTCCAGTGAGTGATTGCTTAATCATTGCTCTCCTCTTGACTCTAGGTACGTCTAACGAGGTGGCCCAGTTCCTGTCCAAAGAGAACCAGGTGATTATCCGGATGCGGGGGTTGCCATTCACCGCCACACCCCAGGAAGTGCTGTCCTTCCTTGGACCTGAGAGTCCAGTTACGGACGATGCTGAGGGTCTGCTCTTTGTCAAGTACCCTGATGGACGGCCCACTGGAGATGCCTTTGTCCTCTTCTCTTGTGAAGAGTACGCCCAGAACGCCCTGAAGAGGCACAAGCAGATCCTGGGGAAGCGGTACATCGAGCTGTTTCGGAGTACTGCAGCTGAGGTGCAACAGGTACATTCTGTTGTTTGTGTGGGAGAAATCTTTGAGCTGTAAGGTTGGTCATGATGTGGAAAAAACCCCATAATGTCAAATTCTTAAGACTACTTCctagaaaatgtgatgaaggTTTCAAAATAGAGAAATACCATTGGTGTTGTCACTGGTGGTTTTTCTGTAAAGAGAAGGGTTACTTTTTAGCTCCCCCGTACAAGATGCTTACCAAAGTTaggtttgtggttttgtgtgtaaTTCCTGAAAGTTCCGTTTCAAAATAACAGTAAGACTGAAATTACGAAGAGGGGAACTTGTGGCTTTAACTTTCTATTTCtgacataaacatgttttctatgGCAATAAAttgagtacttttttttttatttatttttttattaagagcCTTCTTGGGAAAGCCTTTCTATAGTcgatgaataataaaaaggttCCCTTTCTATTTGTGATGCCAGTCACCATTGGCTGACAGCAACAGAGACGTTGCTAAGGAACTGATGTCATGACAACAaagaaaagtgtgaaaacagTTCCAATGAGACAGCCGTGACATCCAATAAGTCAGATGATTGTCGAGTCTGCACAACCGAAAATAAGATTTATATATTGCgcaatgtatatgtatgtttctATTAATCACCATGAGAAACGTCTGTAAACTCTTTGACTTCAGCTTGTTCCTGTTGGCTGTAAAATGTCCATGGCAAATGCAGTCAAGCATTCTATTGACGCTGTCTTCATTTGCAGAAAACAAGCAATTATGACTCTTGATTAATCAATGTCCTCTTTGTTTTCCAGGTCCTGAACCGCTACATGTCTGCACCTCTGATCTCCACACTGCCCCCTTCACCCATCATGCCTGTCCCCGTCCTCGCCACACCTCCCTACCTTCCGGCGGCCAGCAGCACCCGCGACTGTGTCCGCCTCCGTGGCCTGCCCTACACTGCCGGCATTGAAGATATCCTGGAGTTCATGGGAGAACACACCGTTGACATCAAACCCCATGGAGTCCACATGGTCCTCAACCAACAGGTCAGACTGCTGGGGACTCGTAGGCTGTGAAGCCATCCCCCTTCAAATCTCTTTATCAGAAATCACTGTAGTAGAAGAAAGCAAGGCAGACAAGTAGTGTCGTACAAGTATAGCAACacctaaaagaaaaataagaaacttGGAAAAAGCCTACTTTACTGCTTTCTAACCTCATGAATGCAGCAttatagtcataaaaaaaaaagtatttaagacCTCAAGCTAAGACAGATACTTTAGAATGTAACTTGATAGCCTAGCTCTGTCCTTCACCAACTGTTGTCCAAATCCATTATGTATTTGGCAGTAAAAATGCCGCCTCCTTTCAGTTTGAATTGTTAGTAGAATTTTGCTATATTCTTGTTGTCATTGTCTTAAATGAATTCTGTCCGTCTTCTCTGCAGGGTCGGCCCTCTGGTGATGCTTTCATCCAAATGAAGTCCCCTGACAAGTCGTTTATGGTGGCCCAGAAGTGCCATAAAAAGACCATGAAGGACCGATACGTGGAGGTGTTCCAGTGCTCCACAGAGGAGATGAGCATTGTGCTGATGGGAGGAACCCTAAACCGCAGCggcctctctcctccaccctgcAAGCTTCCCTGTAAGTGAACTCAACCAAATGGTTTATCCAGCCACAATTAAGCCTGCTCTCCTTACGTAGCAGTATTGGTGACACTGAttggattttctgttttatattatgtatatttattcgGACATTTATCGATTTTTAGAAATGCTGCCAGATCTAGCAGCAGACATATTTCATACCTGCATCTTACCTCCAGTCAATTTAAGTTCAAGCAAACTTATTTCTCCTCTTTCATATCCTAGAAATCTGTAGTTATGGTACACAGCTCGGTCTCCTCTTTACTTTGAAACAATGATGTCAGTTGAGGCTGAACTGAATGTAACTATGTGAACTTTGCTCTGTTCATATTCATATCTGTCTTTGGTGCTTGAGATTAGATTAGGATTGTCAGTTACAATAAAGTACctccatgtttgtttctttttaatggtCATTGATAAACAAATCCTTACCCTTTATTTTACCTCAGATTAACAGTTTCCAGAGAAGGTGGTTTTGCCTTTTAACCTCCTATGATTATAGTTAAGGTGATTTATTGTGCACGTAGTTTCAACCTGACTAACCTGGAAACACTTTAGCCCCAACAAGGTCAGCCGTGTCACTGTGTTGGCATTGAGGGAGACCACAGCTAACCCACAGCCCCACACCGATGGTGGCTGTTTGTATGTAAACACATCCATGCcggcatttgtgtgtgtttacattgtagGTACGACAGCCTGAAGGACACAGTTGACTCATGGTGTTGTCAAGTTTGGGATTATATTGGTAGTATAACAGAAGGCACATGGTTTGTTTGTAGCCTGTTCAAATCTACATGCAGGATGTTGGAACTATTCATTTACTTCCTCGTACTACACTTTACGACGGGCAGGACTGTTCGTGCACTAAACACACACGATGTAAATGAGATCAATCTATATATCTTCGTCTGTTTCTGCAGGTCTATCTCCCCCCACGGCCTATGCGGCCTTCCCCACCCCGCCGTCCATGCTCTCTGAGGCCCTCTACCAGCCCCCCCTGCTGGCTGCTCCCAGACCACATCAGACCGTCACACATGGCCCTCCTCACACTCTGGCCTACTACCCCCCTCAGCCACACATGTATATGAATATGAACATGAACTACACCGCTTACTACCCCAGGTTAGTACGTCATCAGCTACAGCTAACTGCTAGGCCATTTGTACCTTCTGCTTTCCTCTaacttctctcctcctccctctcccctccttctcctgaCTTACTCTCTCTCCAGCCCCCCGGTTTCTCCTTCCACAGTTAGCTACTTTGCAGCCCCACCGGGAGCAATGGCAGCAGCAGTCGCAGCCCAATCCCATTCTGCTGCAGCCGGCGCCTCTTCTGTGCTGCCTCAACCCGGCGCACTGGTCAGGATGCAGGGCCTGCCCTACAACACTGGAGTCAAGGACATTCTCAGCTTCTTCCAGGGATACCAGGTTAGCACATGTTGCACTGAAATAAAGGCTCTTAAAGGTGTTTGTAGGGCTGTAGGGGGAAATGTATTGTGGCAGTTTTATTCAACTGTAGGAGTGATTGTGGCTCTTTTTGTAAAATGCTAGTCAATTAGATTTAAACTGCATCTTCTTTCCCAAAAGCCCACTGTGGTGTTGCAGAAAGTTGTGTCAACCCGCAGCCACTTGATGATAATGGTGCATTTAAATGCTGACCAGAATAACAATAGGCAGTGTGTTTAGCTTTATCTTGTTGATTGTGAACTCTTCCCTCAGCCTGCAACCCCAGATGTTAAATTCTAGAGCTGCTGGACTGCTGAAGATTTACCCATTACCATTGGTGCTTTTTATTGCAACATTTAATTGAGAGACATGTGTGCACTTGtgctctcctcccttctctttgCTGCCCATATTTTTCGCTTGCAGTCCAAATTAGGTGGAGTCCTCTGAAGCAGGTATGAACCCTTACGGGTGTGGCTTCAGATAGTTTGGCACGtcggggagggaggaggggtggggttTGAGGTGGAGGGGTTGAGCTGTTGTGGCACAGAGCTTGGGGCTGCTGTTTCTATTCACGGCTTATAT
This region of Anoplopoma fimbria isolate UVic2021 breed Golden Eagle Sablefish chromosome 2, Afim_UVic_2022, whole genome shotgun sequence genomic DNA includes:
- the esrp2 gene encoding epithelial splicing regulatory protein 2 isoform X2, coding for MASHSDTLVVFFGATAGANGGKLGSDEREIILLVWQIVDLHEKKVGKLHRCLVKPDALELTEQCKEETGLTEDELANAEPLDKALQQFQQTVSSEVKCLGRNSFTLCVDSPLVIRQALHPEASKKNLVLLECFFSFVDLKKEFQKCCPNASPLQKLTFASMLEYVGLPAVSEESMGVKEVSSMVQLTLHILAEPYNHKFSCVETVKYKFDSGTCSKTEPVDSETVIRARGLPWQSSDQDIARFFKGLSIAKGGVALCLNAQGRRNGEALVRFINSEHRDLALERHKHHMGSRYIEVYKATGEEFLKIAGGTSNEVAQFLSKENQVIIRMRGLPFTATPQEVLSFLGPESPVTDDAEGLLFVKYPDGRPTGDAFVLFSCEEYAQNALKRHKQILGKRYIELFRSTAAEVQQVLNRYMSAPLISTLPPSPIMPVPVLATPPYLPAASSTRDCVRLRGLPYTAGIEDILEFMGEHTVDIKPHGVHMVLNQQGRPSGDAFIQMKSPDKSFMVAQKCHKKTMKDRYVEVFQCSTEEMSIVLMGGTLNRSGLSPPPCKLPCLSPPTAYAAFPTPPSMLSEALYQPPLLAAPRPHQTVTHGPPHTLAYYPPQPHMYMNMNMNYTAYYPSPPVSPSTVSYFAAPPGAMAAAVAAQSHSAAAGASSVLPQPGALVRMQGLPYNTGVKDILSFFQGYQYAPDEYSSMVQMSEQARSLIQPKEWLCL
- the esrp2 gene encoding epithelial splicing regulatory protein 2 isoform X1, which codes for MASHSDTLVVFFGATAGANGGKLGSDEREIILLVWQIVDLHEKKVGKLHRCLVKPDALELTEQCKEETGLTEDELANAEPLDKALQQFQQTVSSEVKCLGRNSFTLCVDSPLVIRQALHPEASKKNLVLLECFFSFVDLKKEFQKCCPNASPLQKLTFASMLEYVGLPAVSEESMGVKEVSSMVQLTLHILAEPYNHKFSCVETVKYKFDSGTCSKTEPVDSETVIRARGLPWQSSDQDIARFFKGLSIAKGGVALCLNAQGRRNGEALVRFINSEHRDLALERHKHHMGSRYIEVYKATGEEFLKIAGGTSNEVAQFLSKENQVIIRMRGLPFTATPQEVLSFLGPESPVTDDAEGLLFVKYPDGRPTGDAFVLFSCEEYAQNALKRHKQILGKRYIELFRSTAAEVQQVLNRYMSAPLISTLPPSPIMPVPVLATPPYLPAASSTRDCVRLRGLPYTAGIEDILEFMGEHTVDIKPHGVHMVLNQQGRPSGDAFIQMKSPDKSFMVAQKCHKKTMKDRYVEVFQCSTEEMSIVLMGGTLNRSGLSPPPCKLPCLSPPTAYAAFPTPPSMLSEALYQPPLLAAPRPHQTVTHGPPHTLAYYPPQPHMYMNMNMNYTAYYPSPPVSPSTVSYFAAPPGAMAAAVAAQSHSAAAGASSVLPQPGALVRMQGLPYNTGVKDILSFFQGYQLQPDAVLILYNFSGQCSGEALITFHSEEIARRAVAERSNHPFYGQQVHLVLCN
- the esrp2 gene encoding epithelial splicing regulatory protein 2 isoform X3, with the translated sequence MWVGKLHRCLVKPDALELTEQCKEETGLTEDELANAEPLDKALQQFQQTVSSEVKCLGRNSFTLCVDSPLVIRQALHPEASKKNLVLLECFFSFVDLKKEFQKCCPNASPLQKLTFASMLEYVGLPAVSEESMGVKEVSSMVQLTLHILAEPYNHKFSCVETVKYKFDSGTCSKTEPVDSETVIRARGLPWQSSDQDIARFFKGLSIAKGGVALCLNAQGRRNGEALVRFINSEHRDLALERHKHHMGSRYIEVYKATGEEFLKIAGGTSNEVAQFLSKENQVIIRMRGLPFTATPQEVLSFLGPESPVTDDAEGLLFVKYPDGRPTGDAFVLFSCEEYAQNALKRHKQILGKRYIELFRSTAAEVQQVLNRYMSAPLISTLPPSPIMPVPVLATPPYLPAASSTRDCVRLRGLPYTAGIEDILEFMGEHTVDIKPHGVHMVLNQQGRPSGDAFIQMKSPDKSFMVAQKCHKKTMKDRYVEVFQCSTEEMSIVLMGGTLNRSGLSPPPCKLPCLSPPTAYAAFPTPPSMLSEALYQPPLLAAPRPHQTVTHGPPHTLAYYPPQPHMYMNMNMNYTAYYPSPPVSPSTVSYFAAPPGAMAAAVAAQSHSAAAGASSVLPQPGALVRMQGLPYNTGVKDILSFFQGYQLQPDAVLILYNFSGQCSGEALITFHSEEIARRAVAERSNHPFYGQQVHLVLCN